In Paramormyrops kingsleyae isolate MSU_618 chromosome 18, PKINGS_0.4, whole genome shotgun sequence, the DNA window aaaaaagtGTCTGGGGTCAATATGACACATTACACATTATAAGCATAAGAAAGATTGTGAAGTAAATGTAGGGCTTGGCATGGTGTCGCTGGGGATGACATTGCAGCCGACTACAGGTGTAGCATCACGTCTGcatgtcactgtgtgtgtctgcgtgtggcttgtgtcacttcctgtcataTGCTCGGAGCTGAGTGTTACCAGGTACCaaagtgtgcatgtgtctgtaagATCAGatcccctgtgtgtgtgtgtgtgtgtgtgtgtgtgtatatgcctTCCTCCTCAGAGGTTGCGCGGGTTCAGCACTTTCCCAATGAGCAGCAGCGTCCCCGATTTCTCGTCGCGCACCAGAAAGATGAACGGACGGTTCACACGGAAGGATATGGCCAGTGCCtggctgctggtgctgggcTGGAAGCTGGGGTACTGGCTGCCCTCCGGGGCGGTCTCCATCGCCACCTTGTGGCGAACCGTGCTCACCTTGATTGCTTGGTTGCTGATCTTCTGCAGGTTGGTCTGAGTTAGCCAATCAGACAGGCCTGGGGGAGAAACAAATTCTAATTCATTAATTTGGCACCAGCACCAGTACTAATTATGAACCAAAGCTTCTGAACAGGTACATACTGTAGACAGGTAGTAAAATTACTGGTACTACCGTAACTACATAACAGTAATTGGCAAGTACATAAATGAATACAAGTTTATCCATTCATTAAACTGTACTGTTTggctaaaaacagaaaaaaataccaCACAATACCTTGTTAACCACTGTATGAGATGTTTATGCTCGTGATTGATACAGAGACTGGAAGTGTGGCTGTGTAGAACCTGGCGGTCAGCGGGGGTGAACCCCAAATATTAAATGTGACTTCATTCATCCCCTGAAAAAATGGACCTTTGCATTTAAGTTGTGCCCCCACCCTCAATATCAAACTTCCTCCTAAGCCACTGGACTCTACTTTTGCCCTGGCATCAGCAGAAAGTATGGTACCGTATATAGTTAGCCTGGGAACAGATCAAAATTCAAAGTCTGATGACTACTGGTTGTGCAGCGCTATCACACCATTGTAAAGTTGAAATTTCGTAAATCAAACCATTGTAAagcgaggagcatctgtatattaATTGAGAAAAATTTGCTAGTCACTAATGATCAGTGAGGTGTACTATATGCATAAGGAGGAAAAGGCCACAGAAGGTTCTGTAGTTTGCAGCCATGACACTCACCCATGTTGGAGAGCGAGGTCAGCAGGTCAGCGGAGTAGCTGAGCTTCAGCATGGGGAGGGTGACGTCAACACGGACAGGGTGCAGCGTCATGACCAGATCTTGCACGAACTCGGCCGTCAGGGCCTCCTCAATCAACGAGGTGTTGGTGGTCACCTCGTCCGGCAGAAAGAAGATCATGCTGACATCACCGTCCATCTGCACCTGGGCAATCtggaaaggagggggggggggggggtagctgaaTTTAAAGGGCTTTCTGACAAAATGGTAGGAGGGAAAATGACAGGTCACTAGCTCCTGTGAAAACACCACCAAAACGCACAGTGGGAACTTATAAAACCTTTCTGTCGATAACTGGAGAAATGTTACATCCCTGAAGGCATTGCCACAACATAACAGCTCGTCTTCTGACTTCAGTGCTCCGAAAACAAACAGGGGAACATCTAACAGACCCTATGCATTAATGCAGTACTGACTTTTCCCAGAGACTGACAGTCTCTGGATTATTCTAGTAATAATCAATAGAAAGCATCAGAATGAAAAGAAGCCATAACTGAGAGGCTGGATGCAATCCTGAAGCACAAAAAGAAGATGACACATGGCCTAAGGGAGAGCGAGGCCATGGAGGTACACACCGTACAGCCCAGGTCGGGGTCAGCACCCATTTTAATGGGGTATCTGTCCTCCTTCATCATGGCCACTTTGACAGGTGATGCTCCCTCCACATTGAAGTCCTCCAAGTTCCCACTCTGGGTAAACCGGGTGACCCACCGCCCTGTCGACAGAACAGCACACGCAGGTAATCTCCTGTCACCATGGTAACCTTTGACATAACTGGCATTAATAATGTGCATTACTAATGGCAACTATACTATGCCGCTGGCATTTTTTGTTGTGCaagagaagcaaaaaaaaacagaaattcaTTGCTGTACTTTTAGCTGTCCACCaggggcagcagagagcagcaaaCAATCCGGCTATCTGGATGTGTAAAACTGCAAGACAGTCAGATAAAAGTGTcagaaaaactataaaaacacaAGGGTGTGTGCTCCAGATGACCTTTGAAGTAGCCAGCACTCAGTGGTACCAGTCCAGCCCCACGGGGAAACGGTGAGGTTAGAAAGCGGTCCACTTTGCTTCCCGTCTGTTGCTTGACCCAGTCATTGATATCCTTCACGTCCCGAACGGAGCCCAACAGCACTTTGGGTCGCACACCATACTGCTTCTCCACTGCGTTCAGGTAGTCTAGTCTCACTCGCAGCCCTGGTCACAGTGGGAGTCATAAAGGTAGGCAAAGAAAGATATATTCACACATTATGATCTGAAAATATGCATTTTCTCCATCAGTTCATCATGGACTgaattctgctgttattccagGCAGTGGCTTTTCAAAGATTTAACTGTGGCACTCAAGAGTGATGCAGTTACAAAACATCACCTGCGTGTGGCAGTATAGAGCATCATGATGATAACACTAGTAACACTGTTTTTATAGAGTGCTACACTCCATGGGGCCCATGAAACTTTAACTCTGCTACTGGTTTCTTTAAGCTGGGCAACCAATGTAAGAACCATTATTTATGATCTTACTGCAGAGATACTTTCAAAAGCAAGCTTGACTGCAACATTCCCACTGATTATTACAGCTCCCAGCATCACATTCCAGGTTCCCCAAAGTGCTGTGCCCAGTGCTTCTTGGGATAGATCAGAGTCTCACCAtaatcctgtactggataagttaAAGGAAATGAATATATAGAAGGATTACAGTTCATTACTTGATCCTGTCTAACAAAGGACACCCGTGGGGGCAAAAGGAGTCCGGAACGGAATGGCAATGCACCATTTCTCATGGTATCCAGGCAACCAAGGCCTGTGCTGTGGTTTAAGTGAAGGACTAGCTTAGTCCATAGCAGTGGTTTATGAGTGGCACTAACTTTGACTACCTTTCCGTGTAGATGAATACAGAGTAAGCTGAGGCATGTAGCATCCAATCCCTTGTCAGTTTCAtcccagctaacagggaacgtTCCCAGAACTTTACCCGACGTTACATGACGGTCTCCTCAATGCTGGCAGAGAACGTTCTTACTGTAACATTAATGGAATGATATTTCCAAGCTGtacattttaacaaaatgtTCTGCCCATTTCAGCACCATAAAATTATTACCTGACCAGCCTTTTAACAcaatgttgaaaaatattgttttatgataaaatattattttataaaagtgCAGTATGTATATACTACAGACACACCATCcagccttgaacccatgacctttgagGCGTAAAAATGACAATGTTCCCAGCTGCTCTACCCTGCCCTTTGGTTTATTTCCATAGTATTAGTCTGAGTTGTAGATGTTTTTGCAGGAGTAGGATAATGTTTTGGGAACACCAGGAAAACTGGGCACTTTGAACGTTACCATACTGTAAttgtaatattaaataaacacaatagtccagaaagtaaaaatccagaccaagattttgtttcaaccaaccagttgagtactctgtgactctttatactcaactggttggttgagaTGAAATCCAGATCCGGACCTGAGCAATCCACTTCTGAATGAACGTTCCCATAACGGGAAATCGTTAGCAGGGATCGTCTTGCCGGCAGCAGGCGGGTGCCACCCGCGGGTCACACTCACTGCGCTCCATGCAAACGCGGGCGGCGGAGCTGAAGCCCCTGTCGGGGGTGCGCAGGGAGGCCAGCAGGTCGCGCAGTGTGTTGTGGAGCTGGGGGTCCCACAGGTTGTGGTAACGCAGCACCCGGTACAGCTGCCTCTCCGAATCAGGGGACGCccctgcgtggggggggggagaggcaaTGTGTGACCACTGGGCCTTCGTGATACAGCCACAGACAGGGCCACAGCAGGTGACAAAATCAGATTCATAACATTGTGTAACCATGACTGAAGCAAGTAGGGGgcttgtgtttctgtgcctCTGGCTGTGAGCGGagggtcaccagttcaaacctcAGCAGGAAAACCACATCTCTGCTGAGCCCCTGACTAAGGCCCACAACCTCCAGATAAATAGCAGAACCTGTGCTTCAccatcaagtgtgtgtgtgtctcataagAAGAgcaagcattccaatgtacttgtgcaaaagCCCCCATCAAGAGCCGTGACTTAAAAGGCATCATCTGCCAGGCGAGGGGTCCCGGCCCACCCATGGAGAGCTGTGTGAGGGCTGCGGAGACGCTGATGGGCGACAGCAGCACGCTGGCCTTGGGGTCGCTCCCGGCCATCTGGCGGAACAAGTTGTAGCCGAAGTCGGACGTGGCGGCGGCCAGCTTGGAGGTGGGTGTGGTGAACAGCTCCACAGGGGTCTCGTCCTCCACCTCTTCCTCCTCTGCGGCCGTCTTTGAGATCCAGAGAAGAccagaaaaaaagagagaaattacATCACACATTCTACACCTCATGTGCCAAGCATAGTTACAAACTACTGCCCTTACAATATGGACGTAAGTGGAGTGAAATGTGCATGGTTATTAATAACACCATCCCTGGCATTTAAAATGTCAGAGAGAGGGGTAGGTGCAGATATGGGGGTGGGAGTGtggcgccacctgctgggcgagggaggaggagaagagCGCAGTGACACacaagaggaagaggaaggccGTTCTCTGCATCATGGCTCCACCAGCGGGTAAGACAGGCCTGTGGAAAGGAGAGGCAGCCGTTTGACTGAGGGACACCTAGAAGTGACTACAACAATACTGTCACGTAGGTGTAGATGTGGGGACAACAGCCTTAGGTATGCATGCACCATAATTAATAATTCCTGTCTTGAAAAATAGGGGACAATACTTCTTTGTTTTATTACTTTTGTACATCTTTGGTCAGAAACTACCTAGTGGTCTCTGAAAAAACCACTACATCAAATACCCCAGGCTCATTTTCAACTTTGGCTTCAAATCGCTGCAAGAAGGATTTACCGAAAACCCAGGAGAATGTAATATTACTGCCATTGCCATAGTCTGTTGGCCAGATCCTCCAGTAAACAGGTCTGAATGGAGGCGCTGCTTCCACAGCACTGATGGCCAAGTGAGCTGTGGAGGCTCCTACAACAGCAGCTTCTATATCCCAGCTCAGTGCCCCGTGTCACATGCACCAATCCATgcatccatgcattttctgtacccacttatcctgtttggggggggggtccagagacTATCCCAGACACTCTGGGagcaaagcaggaaacaaccctggatagggcaccaacccatcccaggacacactcatacaccattcacacctatgggtaaTTTGTTATCTCCAATTAACaccagcatgtttttagactgtagGGGGGGAACAAAAGAACCCCAAGGAAATCCCACAACAACACAGGAAGAAtatgcgaactccacacacatggagctatggcagagactcgaaccgtGGTCCCAGAGGTCTGAGGCATCAGTGTTAAACACTGTGCTACCATGCCTTCCCCATGAACACACCCATGCATCTAAATTTAGTGTTTCTCCTAGTTTCACCTGGCCAATAAAAGAGCTGACAAAATACATCCCTTCAGTCTGCCTCCCACTTCAGGAAATCTGCGTGCGTTTCTGCAGATTCCAAGCCGTGGACGTGAAACACAGCCATAATGGTGTCGATGCTACGGTTAATCGTGTCCTTTCTGGTTTCCGGTTCCCGCTTCTCTTTCCGTGTCCGCCTCCGTGTGCCAGAAGCGACAGCACATCCCTATATCAGGCATGACGACAGCTGCGTCCTTATTCCACTTTCTAGGTGATCACACCGACACCAGCAGAGCCTGCGGCTGACAGGCCGTCGCCGCAGTTTCATGAGGGAGTTCTTGCCACACAAGACACCTAACAGAGTTGGGGGCTCACTGACCCATCTGAACGCACCCAGCTCAAAGACTCTATGAGGATTCACAGGCTGACTGACATGAGCTGTTATGGAGTTTAGGTGTCAGTGAACAACATCTTGCCAAGAGCTAGCCCACACTCATCCTCCCACCCCCTATCCATGCCCTCTCTTCTCGCCCATACCCTCCAGCTTGCAGAAAGCAGCAGGATTCTTGAAGAAGGGGTGTTTGGAAAGGGGAAGTATGTATCCTCCCCAGATGTGGCTCTTTGCCCCTCCCTTCAAAACATCTGGATGTCATCTAGCTCCTACTGGGTTTTCCCGTTAAGAGAAGAGGTCTGCCCAGACCCTCCCCCCAAGACTGACGGCTCAAATTCACTCACAGCAGCCTGACACCGGTCCAGTGAAAGCAGTGTGgtcattttttttactgtcagCACAACGTGGAAGATTTACTGTGCTGCCACGTGAGCACTAATTACAGGTCATATAATTCCCGAACTTTTCAACTTTCTACCCCTTAAGATAATTGCGCTTTGATTGATTGGGCTCCTCCAAGGGGCTCCAGGATTTATAATGTTTCTCGCGTTACTGGTTTGTTTAGACTGGCCCACTAAGGAAATGGTATGGAAATAATTACTAAGCCtaaaaatgaaaagcatgcaAAGCAAAGCTCGCGCTTTCCCATTGAAAGTGAACCGTCTCCGCCAAGATTTGCCCACATTACCGAGCACCTTAAAACCAAAATGCATGGATATCAGACATAATATGCACAAGCCGAGATGCTTTTCATCCGTCCAATTGGATCAGAACATTTACCTAGACAGgaagttttttaaaaagtgtgttTTAAATACTTGAGAactcatttgttttaaatgtgcaaTTTCACGGTCCAGCATTAATCTTCCTTTGAAATGGTGATCGGTATATGAacgcaaaaaaataaacagataacaAACGAACCAACCAAATGCATTGTGGTAGCTTTTAGATATCCTTCACACAATAGATAATGACTTTAAAAGAGTTTAGTACCGGTGCATTTTCAGAGGATGTTCAATGCATTGTAAGGACTAACCTGCAAGCGGGGATTGTCGGGTGCGCTTCTGCTTGCTCTAGACTAGTTGCCTCCGCGTAACTCTGTTGATAATAGATGAGCGCAATGCTTTATTCCCTGGTCTCTTACTATATCCCGCCCTGGGTTGGGCCGTGACGTCAGCTGCTGCTATCTGTCGCGTGGAGGATGGGACTTTTGCACGCTGGGGCACGATTTTAGCACGGACTCTTCTTTCACCATTTTAAAAATTCTATAGCGCTTAAAGTGAAGAAGCGTCTCTGTATGTCATAATTGAAGATCAACAATGCATATAACCAAAATATTCTCAACATGAGCAAATTTGTAGCTGGTAAGAAAATGCCTTAGTTGTGACGCGCCAAAATCGTAGACCTCGAGTTGAGCAAACAGCTttgtaatgaaaaatgcaacggGTCGGTGGTAAAGTTACCACACAAAACGTAAATAACAATTAACATTACCAATGAAAGAATATCGTAATATTCTGTGTCGTCTCGAAAATAGTTATATTTGGTCTAACCGTTAGTTATCCTCAATTATGCCGAGACGTAAATGCGCTGTCATTTGTTCGTTGTTCTTTGAATAAATGTAGAGTCTGGTTTCTGGGCGCTGGAGTGGAAGGCTCACATTAAATTTAAGAACTCCAAGTCACTGTTATGTTGTTATAAACCTGGGGCTCTTAAATTTTTTTTCGGCAGTTTGGTAAAGTCATAGAGCCTTTCTCTTAATAAAACCACAGAGGCTCATTGCCTACATTCATAATTGAAGGACATGCAAAATTTCATTTAGAGGTTAATAAAAAGAAAGATGCAAGTTTTCTCATACAAGTTCACGGACCACCTGAAATTGTAGAGCCCAAGTTAAAAACCTGTTATAAACAGGAGCGGAAATTGTGGGGGTGGCAGTGAATAACCCTGGACCCCGCACTGTAGGGCCCCCCTGCTGATATCTCGGCTTTTTTAAAGTTACAAGATACATAGAACAAATGTCCACTCCAAACCATTTATATAGCAATTTGGCCGACCGATGCACCGCTGCGATTCCCCCTCGATCCCCCCTAATATTACCGACGTCACTATCGTCTCCGCCCTGGTCGGTATAAGTTTTACGCTGGAACCCCACGctttgattagcatattattgatgttccatCGTTTTTAATTCCCTCGTTAGACATATCAGCCTAGCCCTCCCAGAGTTAGTCCACCCCTGGTATAAACTTTTCCCGAGCTATACCGCCATTGACTCGCAGTTATGCTTCAAATAAAACGCACAAAAGTTTAGGACAAATTAGTAATAATAGCAATCACCCCATGTAACTATGGGTTTTAAACACATTAGACGGTCTTTCCACCATAACGATGGGACATTAAATGATGTACCTGccgcacaaaaaaacaaacgccGAATCAGCACTTGCTGTTATTATCGTTCTAAATTTATTCCTATACTCAACGTCAAACAATTGCACAGAACTTCCATTTGTTATTCACTTTAAAGAGTAAACCAGGGCAAGGTCTGTTTTCCAGCAGCTGAGTCATATCGGTGCGTTCCGTGGCCAGTTTGTATGATGATAACCTTCTACTGGCTCAGGCCCTACAACGAGTTCCGTCCGCTAAAAATAGGCTTTAGAGTCGGAAGTGGAAGGGCAGACCATTTTCTGTGGTGCAGTGTTTTGCTGTTTATCAAAAATGTGTTGGCCAGTTATTTTGATTCACGATGTTTGTCTACGATCCGTAGTTTTCTTAGGGGATGACACATGATTACTTTACTTTCTTTTAATCAATAATATAACAAATATGCTTTAACAAGCCACAGTTTTGAAATTCCAGAGAAAATGAACATTATTTGTGTTATTatcaacaaaataaacaaaaagctACAAACATttcaggacaaaaaaaaatccaaacaaaCAACCAGTCATTTAACACGTACAAGTATGGTGGTGTAATGTTTTTATgttgctgtgtgagtgtgtgttttcatGGGATTCGCCGAAGCACTCTAGAAATCAAATACTAAGTCAAACTATCCTCAAAGTGAAACTTATTTTTTTACAAGAGACATATTAAAAATTCTACAGCTATTCCCAACAGCAGTGTTACTCTGACCGACAGTCAGAGAACTGCACTAATTCATTTCAAATGCATTTCCCCAAAATTTCAGTACAGTGAAGAAATTAAACAGTAAAATggttaatattaattaaatataattaagtAGCACAGGACTGATTGTCTAAAAGGTAAAGAGGGGCCCCTAGAATCCATATTTCACTCAGACCGGATTTTGACGTTAGAAAACCATCGATGGtatatttgtgtctgtcttgtgctccccctgctggctaaAGGAGGGTAGCACATCGTCAGGTTAATTgcgtgctctctctctctccccgaCTTCTCGGCAGTCAGTTTTCTTTGGGCGGGCTGAACTGTATGCCATCAAATTCATTGTCGTGAGGAAAGGTTACGTTTTCAGGGCGGTCGCCCTGCATGGTGACAGCGTCGGCCCCAGGGTTGGGGTTGGTCACCACGCCCAGGAAGAGGGGTGTGCGTGTAGTGTCGTCCATGAGGGCGAAGAAGAACGGCTGGTTGACAGCGAAGGTGGGGTTGGAGCGGGAGACTATGACGGCGGTGGCGGCGGCCGCCTCGGCCCCGTCCTCATGCAGCTCTATGCTGGACTTGTGTTGCACGCTAGACACCTGCAGGAAGCCGTCGGCGATGCCTGACAGGTCCGGCGCCACGAAGAGCTGAGCCATACCTGGAGCACACAGGAGTCAGCATGGCGGAGGAAGCAGCACGGAAacatgcagcagcagcaggcaaaAATCTGCACACACCTGCTTTACATGCATTTGTCTGTATTTTAGCCACATTATTCAGTTTAGGGTTTGAGGGAATGAaataatacatatcaaatatttCAATGATCAAGAGCAAtgttcaacatctcaaaatttTCTTTGACATTAGTCTCCTCCAAACAGCCCCCTTTTGCTTTGATGACTGCATTGCAAACTCCTCGCAATCTTTCAGACgacttccagatgtagccacctgggatgcttctccaacaatcctgaaggagtttccacaagttctgggaaCAAGTTGGCTACCCAACTCTTATTCTTTGACCCAACTAATCCCAGACTGGCTCTGTAAGGtttaggttgggggggggattgtgggggccagtTCATCTGCTACAGCACACAAGGTGCTTGTTGGATTGTTGAAAAATAAAAGTAGgagtgtccagacttttgactagTGCTATATGCTAAATGCCACCAGTCAGTATGGAACATAACCAAGGCTCACATCACAGGACCCTGCTACACATTGATAAATAAAGAACTTCACTAAATTACTTCATATGAAGACTAAGAAAACCCAAGAGGAGGATGAGAAGTTCTTTACACAAACCCTGGGTAGCAAGTGGCCATGATGACACTGGCAGGAAAGGTGCACATTCTCGCTTACGCTGGCCTCACTTGGCCCAACTCACACACAGCACAATTCATTCATACCCAGAAGAACCTGCAACCTCCTGCCCCCCAAGTTCAAGTGGTGACCTTACCCATGCTGGTGAGAGCCTCCTGGAGGTCCTGGGTGTCCTCCAGCCTGAATTTGGGTAGTTTTACCCGCATACTTGTCTCGCGGGGCAGGCGGTCGTAGAGGTCAGCGGGGTCGAGGCGTGCCGCCATGGCTGAAACATTGAGCTCCTCCGACATGGGCATGACCACCAATAAGCTCATCTCTTCTTTGAAT includes these proteins:
- the serpinf1 gene encoding pigment epithelium-derived factor encodes the protein MMQRTAFLFLLCVTALFSSSLAQQTAAEEEEVEDETPVELFTTPTSKLAAATSDFGYNLFRQMAGSDPKASVLLSPISVSAALTQLSMGASPDSERQLYRVLRYHNLWDPQLHNTLRDLLASLRTPDRGFSSAARVCMERRLRVRLDYLNAVEKQYGVRPKVLLGSVRDVKDINDWVKQQTGSKVDRFLTSPFPRGAGLVPLSAGYFKGRWVTRFTQSGNLEDFNVEGASPVKVAMMKEDRYPIKMGADPDLGCTIAQVQMDGDVSMIFFLPDEVTTNTSLIEEALTAEFVQDLVMTLHPVRVDVTLPMLKLSYSADLLTSLSNMGLSDWLTQTNLQKISNQAIKVSTVRHKVAMETAPEGSQYPSFQPSTSSQALAISFRVNRPFIFLVRDEKSGTLLLIGKVLNPRNL